From a region of the Phragmites australis chromosome 21, lpPhrAust1.1, whole genome shotgun sequence genome:
- the LOC133903270 gene encoding transcription factor NAI1-like produces MAKTNDTCVNSLLKLGLVAYAVLHSVYPTEMDFSANQWLAELEIDDVGELEFVDPLSMQQLAESLANELWSHPHPEQQEQQSPTGISFVGDMKKGDFRTAVVSAGGSNVGVFSFANDSLNLSAQQQRQEKRGGRKATSSVQEHVIAERKRREKMQQQLATLASIIPDITKTDKVSLLGSTIEYVHHLRDRLKALQDQSTGSSTAECIGGSQRDDKEAAVSPKMEADMQGTTVLLRVVCREKKGLLVMLLTELEKHGLSIVNANVVPFAESSLNITITAQIEDGSSTTVELVKSLNVASLEYDAQIFFMTLTLSGLDHQVIDVVFYGLVDEVIKDDRHGALFAARRPPTGKEPGQH; encoded by the exons ATGGCCAAGACAAACGACACTTGCGTGAATAGTCTGTTGAAACTGGGTCTAGTTGCTTACGCAG TATTGCACTCAGTATATCCCACTGAGATGGATTTCTCGGCTAATCAATGGCTGGCAGAACTG GAGATCGACGACGTTGGAGAGCTGGAGTTCGTCGACCCGCTGAGCATGCAGCAGCTCGCCGAATCCCTCGCCAACGAGCTCTGGAGCCATCCTCATCCAGAGCAGCAAGAACAACAATCCCCGACGGGCATCTCGTTCGTCGGGGACATGAAAAAGGGGGACTTCCGGACGGCTGTCGTTAGCGCAGGTGGAAGCAATGTCGGCGTGTTCTCCTTCGCCAACGACTCGTTGAACTTGTCGGCGCAACAACAAAGGCAGGAGAAGAGAGGTGGAAGGAAAGCGACCTCGAGCGTGCAGGAGCATGTCATCGCCGAGAGGAAGCGGCGGGAGAAAATGCAGCAGCAGTTGGCCACGCTCGCGTCCATCATCCCCGACATCACCAAG ACGGACAAGGTGTCCCTCCTGGGCAGCACCATCGAGTACGTGCACCACCTCCGGGACAGGCTCAAGGCCCTGCAGGACCAGAGCACCGGCAGCAGCACGGCGGAGTGCATTGGAGGCAGTCAGCGCGATGacaaggaggcggcggtgagCCCAAAGATGGAGGCGGACATGCAGGGGACGACGGTTCTGCTGAGGGTGGTGTGCCGGGAGAAGAAGGGGCTGCTGGTGATGCTGCTCACGGAGCTGGAGAAGCACGGTCTCTCCATCGTCAACGCCAACGTCGTGCCGTTCGCTGAGTCGTCGCTCAACATTACCATCACGGCACAG ATCGAAGATGGGTCTTCCACCACAGTTGAACTTGTGAAGTCTCTAAATGTAGCT TCTCTCGAATACGACGCGCAAATCTTCTTTATGACGCTCACGCTCTCGGGTCTTGACCACCAAGTCATCGATGTAGTATTCTACGGACTAGTGGATGAGGTCATCAAAGATGATCGTCATGGCGCGCTG TTTGCTGCCCGCCGTCCTCCAACTGGTAAGGAGCCGGGGCAGCATTGA